One part of the Paraburkholderia flagellata genome encodes these proteins:
- the ppx gene encoding exopolyphosphatase has protein sequence MTHLDSAAAAQQARMAARSSSYARMEPAPSMVINPHLLAAVDLGSNSFRLIVGRVEETDAGSQIYPVDALREPVRLAAGLSKDKLLDRASQVRGWDALKRFGERLRDFHPDQVRAVATNTLRVAKNAREFLAEAEAALGFPIEVIAGREEARLIYAGAAHSVPASAGKRFVVDIGGGSTEFIIGAHYTPIRMESLYIGCVSHSRQFFPSGNVDEYTMRQAELAATREIQIISADYRKTGWDQAIGSSGTARALAELVEANGFNDPGITHGISRGGLERLKRALIKAENVNRLKLVALKPDRIPVLAGGLSIMIAVFEELGIDYVDTTDGALRLGVLYDLLGRSQHEDMRTVTVEGFMRRYGVDRAQAGRIGELAVKFYDQFEEPDEERREENRMFLTWAASLHEIGLSISHSAYHKHSAYIASNADMPGFSRTDQARLAALVLGHVGKLGKLSQTRDVEWPLLFCLRLAALLTRRRADVGLPHITVEEEGNGYEVLLPNAWVQNNPLTDYNLVQEAAEWGKIGIPYRVVYTEE, from the coding sequence ATGACGCATTTGGACAGCGCGGCGGCGGCGCAGCAAGCCCGCATGGCTGCGCGGTCGTCTTCGTATGCACGCATGGAGCCTGCCCCCTCGATGGTCATCAATCCCCACCTGCTTGCCGCCGTCGATCTCGGTTCGAACAGCTTTCGTCTGATCGTAGGCCGCGTCGAGGAAACCGACGCCGGCAGCCAGATCTACCCGGTGGATGCACTGCGCGAACCCGTGCGGCTCGCGGCCGGCCTGTCGAAGGACAAACTGCTCGACCGCGCCTCGCAGGTGCGTGGCTGGGACGCGCTCAAGCGCTTCGGCGAGCGGCTGCGCGACTTTCATCCCGACCAGGTGCGCGCAGTGGCGACCAATACGCTGCGCGTGGCCAAGAACGCGCGCGAGTTCCTCGCCGAGGCGGAAGCCGCGCTCGGCTTCCCGATCGAAGTGATCGCGGGCCGCGAAGAAGCGCGCCTCATCTATGCGGGCGCCGCGCACTCGGTGCCGGCGAGCGCGGGCAAGCGTTTCGTGGTGGACATCGGTGGCGGCTCGACCGAGTTCATCATCGGCGCGCACTACACGCCGATCCGCATGGAAAGCCTCTATATCGGCTGCGTGAGCCATAGCCGCCAGTTCTTCCCCTCGGGCAACGTCGACGAGTACACCATGCGCCAGGCCGAGCTGGCGGCCACGCGCGAAATCCAGATCATTTCCGCGGACTACCGCAAGACCGGCTGGGACCAGGCGATCGGCTCGTCGGGTACGGCGCGCGCGCTCGCGGAACTCGTCGAGGCGAACGGCTTCAACGATCCCGGCATCACGCACGGCATTTCGCGCGGCGGGCTCGAGCGCCTGAAGCGCGCACTCATCAAGGCCGAGAACGTGAACCGGCTCAAGCTCGTCGCGCTCAAGCCCGACCGCATTCCTGTGCTCGCGGGCGGTCTCTCGATCATGATCGCGGTGTTCGAGGAGCTCGGCATCGACTACGTCGATACCACGGATGGCGCGTTGCGCCTGGGGGTCCTCTATGACCTGCTAGGCCGTTCGCAGCACGAGGACATGCGTACGGTCACGGTGGAGGGCTTCATGCGCCGCTACGGCGTGGATCGCGCGCAGGCGGGGCGCATCGGCGAGTTGGCCGTGAAGTTCTATGACCAGTTCGAGGAGCCCGACGAGGAGCGCCGCGAAGAGAACCGCATGTTCCTCACGTGGGCCGCGTCGCTGCACGAAATCGGCCTTTCGATCTCGCACAGCGCGTATCACAAGCATTCGGCCTACATCGCCAGCAACGCGGACATGCCCGGCTTCTCGCGCACCGACCAGGCGCGCCTCGCCGCGCTGGTGCTCGGCCACGTGGGCAAGCTCGGCAAGCTCTCGCAAACGCGCGATGTGGAGTGGCCGCTGCTGTTCTGCCTGCGTCTCGCCGCACTGCTGACGCGCCGCCGCGCCGACGTCGGTCTGCCGCACATCACGGTGGAGGAAGAGGGCAACGGCTACGAGGTGCTGCTGCCCAATGCGTGGGTCCAGAACAATCCGCTCACCGACTACAACCTCGTTCAGGAAGCGGCGGAATGGGGCAAGATCGGCATTCCGTACCGCGTGGTTTATACGGAGGAGTGA
- the ppk1 gene encoding polyphosphate kinase 1, with the protein MSIRYPLLNRELGILGFNERVLAQASDPAVPLLERLRFICITSSNLDEFFEVRMAGLQEQMRDNPGALSPDGMSLQHVYDLVVERAQRLVHRQYRMLHDTVLPALEQEGIYFHGTDAWNEAQTAWARKYFFDELLPVLTPIGLDPAHPFPRVLNKSLNFVVELEGKDAFGRQAVMGIVQAPRALPRLVRMPQELSGFQHGFVLLGSLLQRFVGELFPSLVVRSCNQFRITRNSELFVDEDEITNLRVALQGELPARHLGNAVRLEVSAETPPHLVKRLLDESGLDEKDCYFVDGPVNLVRLMQLPEMVDRPDLKFVPHVPAIPRRIAANSNMFDAIDQGDVLLHHPYESFQPVLELLLQAANDPNVLAIKQTIYRTGTDSPLMDALMQAARNGKEVTVVVELLARFDEETNINWAAQLEAVGAHVVYGVVGHKCHAKMMLIVRRVPVNGRMVLRRYVHLGTGNYHPRTARLYSDFGLMTSEPRMCEDVHHVFQQLTGIGGELQLHDLWQSPFTLHPKMIEAIRNEAEAARAGKKARIVAKMNALLEPTVIDELYEASQAGVKIDLIIRGVCSLQPGVPGLSENITVRSIVGRFLEHHRIYYFYAGGKEDVYLSSADWMDRNLFRRVEVAFPIHDRRLKRRVIAEGLSTFLGDNQAAWLMQSDGHYRRRRAGKAVRNAQLSLLAKFCP; encoded by the coding sequence ATGTCCATCCGCTATCCACTACTCAATCGCGAACTGGGCATTCTGGGATTCAATGAGCGCGTGCTCGCACAGGCGTCCGATCCCGCTGTTCCTTTGCTGGAGCGCTTGCGCTTCATCTGCATCACCAGCAGCAACCTCGACGAATTCTTCGAAGTCCGCATGGCCGGACTTCAGGAGCAGATGCGCGACAACCCTGGCGCGCTCTCGCCCGACGGCATGTCGCTGCAGCACGTGTACGACCTCGTGGTCGAACGCGCGCAGCGTCTCGTGCATCGCCAGTACCGCATGCTGCACGACACCGTGCTGCCCGCGCTCGAACAGGAAGGCATCTACTTCCACGGCACCGACGCCTGGAACGAAGCGCAAACCGCATGGGCGCGCAAATACTTCTTCGACGAACTGCTGCCCGTTCTCACGCCCATCGGGCTCGACCCCGCGCACCCGTTCCCGCGCGTGCTCAACAAGAGCCTGAACTTCGTGGTCGAACTCGAAGGCAAGGACGCCTTCGGGCGCCAGGCCGTCATGGGCATCGTGCAGGCGCCGCGCGCGCTGCCGCGCCTCGTGCGCATGCCGCAGGAGCTTTCCGGCTTCCAGCACGGCTTCGTGCTGCTCGGCTCGCTGCTGCAGCGCTTCGTGGGCGAACTGTTCCCGAGCCTCGTCGTGCGCAGCTGCAACCAGTTCCGCATCACGCGCAACAGTGAACTCTTCGTCGACGAAGACGAAATCACCAACCTGCGCGTGGCGCTGCAGGGCGAACTGCCCGCGCGGCACCTGGGCAATGCGGTGCGGCTCGAAGTGTCGGCGGAAACGCCCCCGCACCTCGTGAAGCGCCTGCTCGACGAAAGCGGCCTCGACGAAAAAGACTGCTATTTCGTCGATGGCCCCGTGAATCTCGTGCGCCTCATGCAGTTGCCCGAGATGGTCGATCGCCCCGACCTCAAGTTCGTGCCGCATGTGCCCGCCATTCCGCGGCGCATCGCCGCGAACAGCAACATGTTCGATGCGATCGATCAGGGCGACGTGCTCCTGCATCATCCGTACGAGAGCTTCCAGCCCGTGCTGGAACTGCTGCTGCAGGCCGCAAACGATCCGAACGTGCTCGCGATCAAACAGACGATCTACCGCACTGGCACCGACTCGCCGCTCATGGACGCGCTCATGCAGGCCGCGCGCAACGGCAAGGAAGTGACGGTGGTCGTGGAGCTGCTCGCGCGCTTCGACGAAGAGACCAACATCAACTGGGCCGCGCAGCTCGAAGCCGTGGGCGCGCACGTGGTGTACGGCGTCGTGGGCCACAAGTGCCATGCCAAGATGATGCTGATCGTGCGCCGCGTGCCCGTGAACGGCCGCATGGTGCTGCGCCGCTACGTGCACCTGGGTACCGGCAACTACCATCCGCGCACGGCGCGCCTCTACTCCGACTTCGGTCTCATGACCTCGGAGCCGAGGATGTGCGAAGACGTGCACCACGTCTTCCAGCAGCTCACCGGCATCGGCGGCGAGCTGCAACTGCATGATCTGTGGCAGTCACCGTTCACGCTGCATCCGAAGATGATCGAGGCGATCCGCAACGAAGCCGAAGCCGCGCGCGCGGGCAAGAAGGCGCGCATCGTCGCGAAGATGAACGCGCTGCTCGAGCCGACCGTCATCGACGAGTTGTACGAAGCATCGCAGGCCGGCGTGAAGATCGACCTCATCATCCGTGGCGTGTGCTCGTTGCAGCCCGGCGTGCCGGGGCTCTCCGAGAACATCACGGTACGCTCGATAGTCGGGCGTTTCCTCGAGCACCATCGCATTTACTACTTCTATGCGGGCGGCAAGGAAGACGTCTATTTGTCGAGCGCGGACTGGATGGATCGCAACCTGTTCCGCCGCGTCGAAGTGGCGTTCCCGATTCACGACCGCAGGCTCAAGCGCCGCGTGATCGCCGAAGGGCTTTCCACTTTCCTCGGCGACAATCAGGCGGCGTGGCTCATGCAAAGCGACGGCCACTATCGCCGCCGCCGCGCGGGCAAGGCCGTGCGCAATGCGCAGTTGAGCTTGCTGGCGAAGTTCTGTCCGTGA
- the phoR gene encoding phosphate regulon sensor histidine kinase PhoR, translating to MNIIWARSLVSIVLLALICAGIGAIFGVKIALGIAVLALLAQMLFSTFHKQRLWRLLDAPVYGEVPSAPGIWGEIYYRLHKLAKRWHAQVRQVEQQHSRFIQAIQASPNGVAMLDDHDQIEWCNAISEIHFGLDAKRDLRQHITHLVRQPDFVRYLNSHDYKDMLIMRGMGAKRQNVISVQVFPYGESRKLVLSQDITELERTDAMRRDFVANVSHELKTPITVLSGFLETMRELPLGEAERNRYLELMEQQASRMRHIVTDLLVLAKLEGEGRQPGDHMVDMRAVLGHVREDAESLSGGHHRITADFDDGLSVTGSETEIMSALGNLATNAVRYTPDGGTVHLSWRAEHGSAVFSVTDSGLGIPAADIPRLTERFYRVDRSRSRDTGGTGLGLAIVKHVLQRHDAALEVKSEEGRGSTFTVRFPTARTTRRQPAPV from the coding sequence ATGAACATCATCTGGGCGCGCTCCCTCGTATCGATCGTATTGCTCGCGCTCATTTGCGCGGGTATTGGCGCGATTTTTGGCGTCAAGATCGCGCTGGGCATCGCCGTGCTGGCGCTGCTCGCGCAAATGCTCTTCAGCACGTTCCACAAGCAGCGTCTTTGGCGCCTGCTCGACGCCCCTGTCTACGGCGAAGTGCCGAGCGCCCCCGGCATCTGGGGCGAAATCTACTACCGTCTGCACAAGCTCGCGAAGCGCTGGCACGCGCAGGTGCGCCAGGTGGAGCAGCAGCACTCGCGTTTCATCCAGGCTATCCAGGCCTCGCCCAACGGCGTCGCCATGCTCGACGATCATGACCAGATCGAGTGGTGCAACGCGATCTCCGAGATTCACTTCGGCCTCGACGCCAAGCGCGACCTGCGCCAGCACATCACGCATCTCGTGCGTCAGCCCGATTTCGTGCGCTACCTCAATTCGCACGACTACAAGGACATGCTGATCATGCGCGGCATGGGCGCCAAGCGTCAGAACGTGATCTCGGTGCAGGTGTTTCCGTACGGCGAGAGCCGCAAGCTCGTTCTTTCGCAGGACATCACCGAACTCGAGCGCACCGACGCCATGCGGCGCGACTTCGTGGCCAACGTCTCGCACGAGCTGAAAACGCCGATCACGGTACTCTCGGGCTTTCTCGAGACGATGCGCGAGCTGCCGCTCGGCGAAGCCGAGCGCAACCGCTACCTGGAGCTGATGGAGCAACAGGCCTCGCGCATGCGCCACATCGTCACCGACCTGCTCGTACTCGCGAAACTCGAAGGCGAGGGGCGTCAGCCCGGCGACCATATGGTCGATATGCGCGCGGTGCTCGGGCACGTGCGCGAGGACGCCGAAAGCCTGTCGGGCGGCCATCACCGCATCACGGCCGATTTCGACGATGGCCTGAGCGTCACCGGTTCCGAAACCGAGATCATGAGCGCACTCGGCAATCTGGCGACCAATGCGGTGCGCTACACGCCGGACGGCGGAACGGTGCATTTGTCCTGGCGCGCGGAACACGGCAGCGCGGTGTTTTCCGTCACCGACAGCGGCCTTGGCATTCCGGCCGCCGATATTCCGCGTCTGACCGAGCGCTTCTATCGCGTGGATCGAAGCCGCTCGCGCGACACGGGCGGCACGGGCCTGGGCCTTGCGATCGTCAAGCACGTGCTGCAGCGCCACGACGCGGCGCTCGAAGTGAAGAGCGAGGAAGGGCGGGGCAGCACGTTCACGGTGCGCTTCCCGACCGCGCGCACGACGAGAAGGCAGCCGGCGCCGGTGTGA
- the phoB gene encoding phosphate regulon transcriptional regulator PhoB, which produces MPSSILVIEDEPAISELISVNLQHAGHCPIRAYNAEQAQNLISDVLPDLILLDWMLPGKSGVNFARDLRNNERTKHIPIIMLTARGDEQDKVLGLEIGADDYVTKPFSPKELMARIKAVLRRRAPQLTEDVVAINGLKLDPATHRVAAAAEGSEIKLDLGPTEFRLLHFFMTHPERVHSRTQLLDQVWGDHVFVEERTVDVHIKRLRAALKPAGCDAMIETVRGSGYRLAKSA; this is translated from the coding sequence ATGCCTAGCAGCATTCTCGTCATCGAAGATGAGCCCGCCATTTCCGAGCTGATCTCGGTGAACCTGCAGCACGCAGGCCACTGCCCGATCCGCGCCTACAACGCGGAGCAGGCGCAGAACCTGATCAGCGACGTGCTGCCCGATCTCATCCTGCTCGACTGGATGTTGCCGGGCAAGTCGGGTGTGAACTTCGCGCGCGATCTGCGCAACAACGAGCGCACGAAGCATATTCCGATCATCATGCTGACCGCGCGTGGCGACGAGCAGGACAAGGTGCTCGGCCTCGAAATCGGAGCTGACGACTACGTGACGAAGCCGTTCTCGCCCAAGGAGCTGATGGCGCGCATCAAGGCGGTCTTGCGCCGCCGCGCGCCGCAGCTCACGGAAGACGTGGTGGCGATCAACGGTCTGAAGCTCGATCCGGCCACGCACCGCGTGGCGGCCGCCGCCGAAGGCTCGGAGATCAAGCTCGATCTCGGCCCGACCGAGTTCCGCCTGCTGCACTTCTTCATGACGCATCCCGAGCGCGTGCACAGCCGCACGCAACTGCTCGACCAGGTGTGGGGCGATCACGTGTTCGTGGAAGAGCGCACGGTGGACGTGCACATCAAGCGTCTGCGTGCCGCCCTCAAGCCGGCAGGGTGCGATGCTATGATCGAAACGGTGCGCGGCAGCGGCTACCGTCTCGCCAAGAGCGCCTGA
- the phoU gene encoding phosphate signaling complex protein PhoU, with translation MSDKHLSSQFDADLNLISSKVLEMGGLVESQIITAMQALNDFDGEAAARVIAAEDRLNTMEVEIDEECSNIIARRQPAARDLRLVLAISKTITNLERAGDEAEKIAKRTKRLMEDGASRTVNIAEIKVSGEMAVSILRRALDAFARLDTVAAAQIVRDDKAIDEEFRAFVRKLVSYMMEDPRTISVGLDYLFIAKAIERIGDHAKNIAEFIIYIVKGTDVRHKSRDALEREALS, from the coding sequence ATGTCCGACAAACACTTGTCCAGCCAGTTCGACGCCGATTTGAACCTCATTTCGTCGAAGGTGCTCGAAATGGGCGGCCTCGTCGAATCGCAGATCATCACGGCAATGCAGGCGCTCAACGATTTCGACGGCGAAGCTGCCGCGCGCGTGATCGCCGCCGAAGACCGCCTCAACACGATGGAAGTCGAGATCGACGAGGAGTGCAGCAACATCATCGCGCGCCGCCAGCCGGCCGCGCGTGACCTGCGCCTCGTACTCGCCATTTCGAAGACCATCACGAACCTCGAGCGCGCCGGCGACGAAGCCGAGAAGATCGCCAAGCGCACGAAGCGCCTGATGGAAGACGGCGCTTCGCGCACCGTCAACATCGCCGAGATCAAGGTCTCGGGCGAGATGGCCGTGTCGATCCTGCGCCGCGCGCTCGACGCGTTCGCGCGCCTCGACACCGTGGCCGCCGCGCAGATCGTGCGCGACGACAAGGCGATCGACGAGGAATTCCGCGCGTTCGTGCGCAAGCTCGTGAGCTACATGATGGAAGATCCGCGCACGATCTCCGTTGGCCTCGACTATCTGTTCATCGCCAAGGCGATCGAGCGGATCGGCGACCACGCGAAGAACATCGCGGAATTCATCATTTACATCGTGAAGGGCACCGACGTGCGGCACAAGTCGCGCGACGCGCTCGAACGCGAAGCACTTAGCTAA
- the pstB gene encoding phosphate ABC transporter ATP-binding protein PstB encodes MNMAESHLNTAAHGNAPSAGFEPADPAQNAPLAALGKPKIEVKDLNFFYGKYHALKNINLQIPEGKVTAFIGPSGCGKSTLLRTFNKMFALYPEQRAEGEIVMDGENLLATKRDISLLRARIGMVFQKPTPFPMSIYDNIAFGVKMFEKLSRPEMDDRVEWALTKAALWNEVKDKLGQSGYGLSGGQQQRLCIARGIAIRPEVLLLDEPCSALDPISTGRIEELIAELKSDYTVVIVTHNMQQAARCSDYTAYMYLGELIEFGDTEKIFIKPVRKETEDYITGRFG; translated from the coding sequence ATGAACATGGCTGAGAGTCACCTCAACACCGCTGCGCACGGCAATGCGCCCTCCGCTGGGTTTGAACCTGCGGATCCCGCCCAGAACGCACCCCTGGCGGCGCTGGGCAAGCCGAAGATCGAAGTGAAGGATCTGAACTTCTTCTACGGCAAGTACCACGCGCTGAAGAACATCAACCTGCAGATTCCCGAAGGCAAGGTGACGGCGTTCATCGGCCCGTCGGGCTGCGGCAAGTCCACGCTCCTGCGCACCTTCAACAAGATGTTCGCGCTCTATCCGGAGCAGCGTGCCGAAGGCGAGATCGTGATGGACGGCGAGAACCTGCTCGCGACCAAGCGCGACATTTCGCTGCTGCGCGCGCGCATCGGCATGGTGTTCCAGAAGCCGACCCCGTTCCCGATGTCGATTTACGACAACATCGCATTCGGCGTGAAGATGTTCGAGAAGCTCTCGCGCCCGGAAATGGACGACCGCGTGGAGTGGGCGCTCACCAAGGCCGCGCTGTGGAACGAAGTGAAGGACAAGCTCGGCCAGAGCGGCTACGGCCTCTCGGGCGGCCAGCAGCAGCGCCTGTGTATCGCGCGCGGCATTGCGATCCGTCCCGAAGTGCTATTGCTCGACGAGCCGTGCTCGGCGCTCGATCCGATTTCCACGGGCCGTATCGAAGAGCTGATCGCGGAACTCAAGAGCGACTACACGGTGGTGATCGTCACCCATAACATGCAGCAGGCCGCGCGTTGCTCGGACTACACTGCATATATGTACCTGGGTGAGCTGATCGAGTTCGGCGACACCGAAAAGATCTTCATCAAGCCGGTCCGCAAGGAAACGGAAGACTACATCACTGGCCGCTTCGGCTGA
- the pstA gene encoding phosphate ABC transporter permease PstA — MSEPMMKIPGAIYGPELDRMRDKLQRRRRVTNAIALSLSLAAMAFGLLWLVWILYTTISLGIGGLSVELFTQSTPPPNTDGGGLLNAIVGSLLLVVIATFVGTPIGILAGIYLAEYGQKGWLASVTRFINDILLSAPSIVVGLFVYALVVAKMGHFSGWAGAIALALLQIPIVIRTTENMLKLVPNALREAAFALGTPKWKMVLSITLKASIAGIVTGVLLAIARIAGETAPLLFTALSNQFFSADMNQPIANLPVTIFKFAMSPFAQWQSLAWAGVFLITLGVLGLNILARTIFSKK; from the coding sequence ATGAGCGAACCGATGATGAAAATTCCGGGTGCGATTTACGGTCCCGAACTGGATCGCATGCGCGACAAGCTGCAGCGCCGCCGCCGCGTGACCAACGCGATCGCGCTCTCGCTTTCCCTCGCCGCGATGGCGTTCGGCCTTCTCTGGCTCGTGTGGATTCTGTACACGACGATTTCGCTCGGCATCGGCGGCCTTTCGGTCGAACTGTTCACGCAGTCCACGCCGCCGCCGAACACCGATGGCGGCGGTCTGCTCAACGCCATCGTCGGCAGCCTGCTGCTCGTTGTGATCGCAACGTTCGTCGGTACGCCGATCGGCATTCTTGCGGGCATCTATCTCGCGGAATACGGCCAGAAGGGCTGGCTTGCGAGCGTCACGCGCTTCATCAACGACATTCTGCTGTCGGCGCCTTCGATTGTCGTCGGCTTGTTCGTCTACGCGCTCGTGGTCGCGAAGATGGGGCACTTCAGCGGCTGGGCCGGGGCGATTGCGCTCGCGTTGCTGCAGATCCCGATCGTGATCCGCACGACCGAGAACATGCTCAAGCTCGTGCCGAACGCGCTGCGCGAAGCGGCTTTCGCACTCGGCACGCCGAAGTGGAAGATGGTGCTCTCCATCACGCTCAAGGCGTCGATTGCGGGCATCGTGACGGGGGTGCTGCTCGCAATCGCCCGTATCGCTGGCGAAACCGCGCCGCTGCTCTTCACCGCGCTGTCGAACCAGTTCTTCAGCGCCGACATGAATCAACCGATCGCGAACCTGCCGGTCACGATCTTCAAGTTTGCGATGAGCCCGTTTGCGCAGTGGCAGTCGCTTGCGTGGGCCGGCGTCTTCCTGATCACGCTGGGCGTGCTGGGTCTGAATATCCTCGCGCGCACGATCTTTTCGAAAAAGTAA
- the pstC gene encoding phosphate ABC transporter permease PstC codes for MSDVPLVSNPPGNAAQQKAPSPAGDIIFGGLARLAAIVTLLLLGGIIVSLLVASLPTMQKFGFAFLWTADWDPPSEQFGALVPIYGTIATSLIALIIAVPVSFGIALFLTELSPAWLRRPLGIAIELLAAIPSIVYGMWGLLVFAPIFAQWFEKPLGSLLGGMPIVGALFQGAPIGIGILCAGVILAIMIIPYIASVMRDVFEVTPVLLKESAYGIGCTTWEVMWKIVLPFTKTGVIGGVMLGLGRALGETMAVTFVIGNTNLLDNVSLFSPGNSITSALANEFAEASPGLHTAALMELGLILFVITFIVLSISKLMLLRLEKSEGAR; via the coding sequence ATGTCCGACGTCCCGCTCGTGTCGAACCCGCCCGGCAACGCCGCGCAGCAAAAAGCGCCCAGCCCGGCAGGGGACATCATTTTTGGCGGCCTCGCGCGCCTCGCTGCCATCGTCACGCTGTTGCTGCTCGGCGGCATCATCGTGTCGCTGCTCGTCGCTTCGCTGCCGACGATGCAGAAGTTCGGTTTCGCATTCCTCTGGACTGCCGACTGGGATCCACCCAGTGAGCAGTTCGGCGCGCTCGTGCCCATCTACGGCACGATCGCCACCTCGCTCATCGCGCTCATCATCGCCGTGCCTGTGAGCTTCGGCATCGCACTCTTTCTCACCGAGCTTTCGCCCGCGTGGCTGCGCCGGCCGCTCGGCATCGCCATCGAACTACTCGCCGCGATCCCCTCGATCGTCTACGGTATGTGGGGTCTGCTCGTATTCGCGCCGATCTTCGCGCAGTGGTTCGAAAAGCCGCTCGGCTCGCTGCTGGGCGGCATGCCGATCGTCGGCGCGCTGTTTCAGGGCGCGCCCATCGGCATCGGCATTCTGTGCGCCGGCGTGATTCTCGCGATCATGATCATTCCGTACATCGCCTCGGTCATGCGCGACGTGTTCGAAGTCACGCCCGTGCTGCTCAAGGAGTCGGCCTACGGCATCGGCTGCACGACATGGGAAGTGATGTGGAAGATCGTGCTGCCGTTCACCAAGACCGGCGTGATCGGCGGCGTGATGCTCGGCCTTGGCCGCGCGCTTGGCGAGACGATGGCCGTCACGTTCGTGATCGGCAATACGAATCTGCTCGACAACGTGTCACTCTTTTCGCCGGGCAACAGTATCACCTCGGCGCTCGCCAACGAGTTCGCGGAAGCGAGCCCGGGCCTGCACACGGCCGCGCTGATGGAACTCGGCCTGATCCTCTTCGTGATTACGTTCATCGTGCTTTCGATCTCGAAGCTCATGTTGCTGCGCCTTGAAAAATCGGAGGGTGCGCGATGA
- the pstS gene encoding phosphate ABC transporter substrate-binding protein PstS, with protein MKLMQTALAGVAGALFAIAAQAADITGAGSTFAAPIYTKWADAYQKSGGGKVNYQGIGSSGGIKQIQAKTVDFAGSDAPLKDEDLAKEGLFQFPTVVGGVVPAINVPGVKAGEITLSGPVLGDIYLGKIKKWNDPAIVALNPKVKLPDLDIAVVRRADGSGTSFIWTNYLSKVNPEWKSKVGEGTTVNWPTGTGGKGNDGVAAFVQRLPGAIGYVEWAYAKQNHMVYTAMKNESGAVVQPDTETFKAAAAGADWKKSFYQILTNEPGKDAWPVVGATFVLLHTAQDKPDQGKETLKFFDWAFKNGTPAADSLDYISLPPSVVSEIKSQWKEKVKDASGKPVAE; from the coding sequence ATGAAATTGATGCAAACCGCGCTCGCTGGCGTTGCTGGCGCGCTCTTCGCGATCGCAGCGCAGGCTGCTGACATCACCGGCGCGGGTAGCACCTTCGCAGCACCGATCTATACGAAATGGGCGGATGCCTATCAGAAGTCGGGCGGCGGCAAGGTGAATTACCAAGGCATTGGCTCGTCGGGTGGCATCAAGCAGATTCAGGCCAAGACCGTTGACTTCGCGGGCTCGGACGCTCCGCTGAAGGACGAGGATCTGGCCAAGGAAGGCCTGTTCCAGTTCCCGACGGTGGTCGGCGGCGTCGTGCCGGCGATCAACGTGCCGGGCGTCAAGGCCGGCGAAATCACGCTGTCGGGCCCGGTGCTCGGCGACATCTACCTCGGCAAGATCAAGAAGTGGAACGATCCGGCCATCGTCGCGCTGAACCCGAAGGTCAAGCTGCCTGACCTCGATATCGCCGTGGTGCGCCGCGCCGACGGGTCGGGTACCAGCTTCATCTGGACGAACTACCTCTCGAAGGTCAACCCCGAGTGGAAGAGCAAGGTCGGCGAAGGCACGACCGTGAACTGGCCGACGGGTACGGGCGGCAAGGGCAACGACGGCGTCGCAGCCTTCGTGCAGCGTCTGCCGGGCGCGATCGGCTACGTCGAGTGGGCGTACGCCAAGCAAAATCACATGGTCTACACTGCCATGAAGAACGAGTCGGGTGCTGTTGTTCAGCCGGATACCGAAACGTTCAAGGCAGCCGCCGCTGGCGCGGACTGGAAGAAGTCGTTCTACCAGATCCTGACGAACGAGCCGGGCAAGGACGCATGGCCGGTCGTCGGCGCGACCTTCGTGCTGCTGCACACCGCGCAGGACAAGCCGGACCAAGGCAAGGAAACGCTCAAGTTCTTCGACTGGGCTTTCAAGAACGGCACGCCGGCTGCTGACAGCCTCGACTACATCTCGCTGCCGCCGTCGGTCGTGAGCGAAATCAAGTCGCAGTGGAAGGAGAAGGTCAAGGACGCGAGCGGCAAGCCGGTCGCTGAATAA